AATTAGCAAAAAAAGTAATATTGTGATAAAATAAATTATATGAAAAACTTTTTAGAAAGGATTCAGATTATGCTAATAGATAAAGTGAAAAAAGTTAAAATTACTGATGATATTACGATTGGTAATGACAAGATTTTCTTGATTGCAGGACCTTGCGTGATTGAATCGGAAGATCTGGTTATGGAAGTGGCTGGGAAAATGAAAGAAATTACGGATAAACTGGGCATTCAATATGTTTTTAAGGCTTCATTTGACAAGGCTAACCGTTCTTCAATTTCATCTTTTAGAGGACCTGGACTTGAAAAAGGGCTTGAAATTTTATCAAGAGTCAAGTCTAAATATGGCGTTGCTCTTGCGACTGATATCCACGAACCTTATCAATGTAAAGAAGCTGCAAAAGTAATTGACCTTTTGCAAATTCCAGCTTTTTTATCACGGCAAACCGACTTGCTTGTTGCCGCAGCCAAAACAGGAAAAGCTGTAAATATTAAAAAAGGGCAGTTTTTAGCACCTTGGGATATGAAAAATGTTGTAAAAAAATTTCAGGAAGTTGGAAATGAGAATATAATGCTTTGTGAACGTGGAGCTTCTTTTGGATACAATAATCTTGTTGTAGATATGCGTGGACTTTTGGAAATGAGAAAATTTGGATATCCAGTTATATTTGATGCAACACATTCAGTACAAATTCCAGGAGGAAGAGGTGAAACTTCAGGTGGTAACCGTGATTATGTTTATCCACTTGCAAGAGCGGCTGTATCTGTGGGAGTAGATGGGATTTTTGCTGAAGTACATCCCGATCCCGATAAAGGTCTATCTGATGGACCAAATATGCTAAAATTAGATAATATTGAAGAAATTTTAACAAAACTTTTGAAATATGATAAATTAACAAAAGAATTATAAAAAAATAAAAAATATAAACTTTAGGAGGAAAGATTTATGAGTTCAAAATTATTATTAACACCTGGACCAACAAATATACCAGAAGAATATCTAGAAATTTTAGGAAATGACATTATTCACCACAGAACACCTGAATTTAGAAGAATTATGAAAGAAAACAATGAAAACTTGAAAAAAGTATTCAAGACAACACAAAATGATGTTGCTGTTCTAACTTCTTCTGGAACAGGTTCAATGGAAACTGCCATTGTAAACTTTTTCTCAAAGGGAGATAAAGTTTTAGCTGTAAATACTGGATATTTTGGTGACAGATTTAGAAAAATCGCAGAAATTTATGGCTTGAATGTAATTAATTTACAATATGAATTTGGAGAAAGCTATAAATTGGAAGATGTAAAAAAAGTTATTTCTGAAAATCCTGATTTAAAGGGAATTTTAGCTACTCATAGTGAAACTTCAGTTGGAATTTTAAATGACATAAAATCACTTGGAGATTTGACTAAAAATACTGAAATTTTATTAGTAGTTGACACAATTAGTGGACTTGTAGTAAATGAATTTAATTTTGATGAATGGCATGTTGACGTTGCAATAGCAGGAAGCCAAAAGGCATTTTTAATACCTCCAGGGTTAGCTTTTGTAGCAATTAGCGATAAGGCAAAAAAAGCGATGGAAACTTCTGATTTGCCAAAATATTACTTTGATTTAAAACAATACATTAAATATTTTGAAGAAAAAGGAGAAACACCTTATACTCCAGCAATTGCATTAATTTTAGCATTAAATCAATCATTGAAGGATTTAATCAAAAATGGAATTGAAAATACAATAAAACAAAAACACGAGTTGAGAAAATATGTGGAAGAAAAAGCAGAAAAACTTGGATTTAAATTATTAGTTAAAAATGAAGAAAATAGAACAAATACATTAATTTCTGTTTACAGAGAAGGAATCGTAATAAAATCAATTATTGCCGCTCTTGAGGAAAAGGGTTATACTGTTACAGGCGGAAAAGGAAAATATGCTGAAAGCCTTATGAGAATTGGTATTTTGGGACAAATTTCAAAAGAACAAATTGATGACTTCTTTGTTATCTTTGAAGAAGAATTAAAAAAACAATTATAAAATTTAAAAAATAGGGGCTTGTTTTTAAAAAAATCAGAAGCCCTTATTACATAATATTGAAAAGGAGCGTAAATGAGACCATATTTATTTAAAATTGGAGGTTTTGAACTTAGAATTTACAGTTTGATGTATATTTTAGCTTTTCTTTTTGGAATGTTTATCGCACTTTCAGATGATGTTGCTGAAAAAAGAGGAGTTAATGATCGAAAAATTATTGAAGATTTTGCATTTACAACGATAGTATCAGGATTAATTGGAGCAAGGCTATATTATGTTATTTTTAAATTTGCCGATTATATTGGAAATCCTTTATCCATATTTTATATTTGGGAAGGCGGTCTTGCAATTCATGGCGGAATTATCGGAGCATTTATTGGTGCATGTTTTTATGCTAA
The DNA window shown above is from Leptotrichia wadei and carries:
- a CDS encoding pyridoxal-phosphate-dependent aminotransferase family protein, which gives rise to MSSKLLLTPGPTNIPEEYLEILGNDIIHHRTPEFRRIMKENNENLKKVFKTTQNDVAVLTSSGTGSMETAIVNFFSKGDKVLAVNTGYFGDRFRKIAEIYGLNVINLQYEFGESYKLEDVKKVISENPDLKGILATHSETSVGILNDIKSLGDLTKNTEILLVVDTISGLVVNEFNFDEWHVDVAIAGSQKAFLIPPGLAFVAISDKAKKAMETSDLPKYYFDLKQYIKYFEEKGETPYTPAIALILALNQSLKDLIKNGIENTIKQKHELRKYVEEKAEKLGFKLLVKNEENRTNTLISVYREGIVIKSIIAALEEKGYTVTGGKGKYAESLMRIGILGQISKEQIDDFFVIFEEELKKQL
- the kdsA gene encoding 3-deoxy-8-phosphooctulonate synthase, whose translation is MLIDKVKKVKITDDITIGNDKIFLIAGPCVIESEDLVMEVAGKMKEITDKLGIQYVFKASFDKANRSSISSFRGPGLEKGLEILSRVKSKYGVALATDIHEPYQCKEAAKVIDLLQIPAFLSRQTDLLVAAAKTGKAVNIKKGQFLAPWDMKNVVKKFQEVGNENIMLCERGASFGYNNLVVDMRGLLEMRKFGYPVIFDATHSVQIPGGRGETSGGNRDYVYPLARAAVSVGVDGIFAEVHPDPDKGLSDGPNMLKLDNIEEILTKLLKYDKLTKEL